In one Cloacibacillus sp. An23 genomic region, the following are encoded:
- a CDS encoding phosphoglycerate kinase, producing MRLKTFSPSDVAGKKVLVRVDFNVPLAGGKVSDDTRIKAHLPTLTALREAGAKIALVSHLGRPKGTVNLKYTLEPVGEELAKLTGWTVRFVPDCIGEKVDEAVAEWKDGEVLLLENVRFHPEEEKNDTDFAKKLVKDFDVFVMDAFSAAHRAHASTRAAAELIPSFCGKLIEREITMLSAARDNPKKPFVLILGGAKVSDKIAVVENMLKKADTILIGGGMAFTFLKAQGLEIGKSLCETEKLDFAGKMLEEAKTLGVKIVLPADAVVAPEFKADAPSNVVPADAIPQDQMGLDIGPQTAEIFTKEILSAKTVLWNGPMGVFEMPAFAKGTEAVAKALADATAKGALTVVGGGDSAAAIALFKMEDKVSHVSTGGGASLEFFEGKSLPGIEPYVIG from the coding sequence ATGCGCCTGAAGACCTTTTCTCCCTCGGACGTTGCGGGTAAAAAGGTTCTGGTCAGGGTGGACTTCAACGTCCCCCTGGCCGGCGGCAAAGTCAGCGACGACACGCGCATAAAGGCTCATCTTCCGACTCTGACGGCGCTGCGCGAAGCAGGTGCGAAGATTGCGCTCGTCTCGCACCTCGGACGTCCCAAGGGAACGGTCAACCTCAAATATACCCTAGAGCCGGTCGGCGAGGAACTTGCGAAACTGACGGGCTGGACTGTGCGTTTCGTACCGGACTGCATCGGCGAGAAAGTTGACGAAGCCGTAGCCGAATGGAAGGACGGGGAAGTGCTTCTGCTCGAAAACGTCCGCTTTCATCCTGAAGAGGAAAAGAACGACACTGATTTCGCGAAGAAGCTCGTGAAGGACTTCGACGTTTTTGTAATGGACGCATTCAGCGCCGCGCACAGGGCGCACGCTTCGACGCGCGCGGCGGCGGAGCTGATACCGTCGTTCTGCGGAAAGCTTATCGAGCGGGAAATAACGATGCTTTCTGCGGCGCGCGACAACCCGAAAAAACCGTTCGTACTGATCCTCGGCGGCGCGAAAGTTTCAGATAAAATAGCCGTCGTCGAGAATATGCTCAAAAAAGCAGACACTATACTGATAGGCGGCGGAATGGCCTTCACCTTCCTAAAAGCGCAGGGACTCGAGATAGGCAAATCGCTCTGCGAAACGGAGAAGCTCGACTTCGCGGGCAAAATGCTTGAAGAAGCGAAGACGCTAGGGGTGAAAATCGTACTTCCGGCCGACGCCGTGGTCGCCCCGGAATTCAAGGCTGACGCCCCGTCGAATGTAGTACCGGCGGACGCGATTCCGCAGGACCAGATGGGGCTCGACATCGGCCCGCAGACGGCTGAAATCTTCACGAAGGAGATACTCTCAGCAAAAACGGTCCTGTGGAACGGCCCGATGGGCGTCTTTGAGATGCCGGCGTTCGCGAAGGGCACAGAAGCGGTTGCGAAAGCGCTTGCCGATGCGACGGCGAAGGGCGCGCTTACAGTGGTCGGAGGCGGAGACTCCGCCGCGGCGATAGCCCTGTTTAAAATGGAAGACAAAGTCTCCCACGTATCGACTGGCGGGGGAGCAAGTCTTGAATTCTTCGAGGGTAAGAGCCTGCCCGGTATCGAGCCTTACGTCATCGGGTAA
- the gap gene encoding type I glyceraldehyde-3-phosphate dehydrogenase, whose translation MAKYKVAINGFGRIGRLSLRAFFTNGKENEFEIVAVNDLTPPSTLAYLLKYDSVFRRFPGEVTVDGDYIVVNGHRIKALAEPDPSKLPWKEMGVDLVIESTGRYTDANQASAHIAAGAKKVIISAPAKNHDATIVMGVNEEIYDPAKHNIISNASCTTNCLAPVCKVLQDKFGIKEGLMNTVHAYTNDQKTLDFPHKNLSRGRAAALSIIPTSTGAAKAISEVIPELKGRLNGFALRVPTPDVSVVDLTVMLEKPATADDVNAAMKEAAETYLKGILEYEPEDLVSMDFVGDTHSSIFAPRHTMAMGDRMIKLLSWYDNECGYSNRVIDLANYILKKGL comes from the coding sequence ATGGCCAAGTATAAGGTTGCAATCAACGGTTTTGGACGTATCGGACGCCTCTCGCTACGCGCTTTCTTCACGAACGGGAAGGAAAACGAATTTGAGATAGTCGCGGTCAACGACCTTACTCCGCCTTCTACGCTCGCGTATCTGCTTAAATACGACTCGGTATTCCGCCGTTTCCCGGGCGAAGTGACTGTCGACGGCGATTACATTGTAGTAAACGGTCACCGTATCAAGGCGCTCGCTGAGCCCGATCCCTCGAAACTCCCGTGGAAGGAAATGGGGGTGGATCTCGTTATCGAATCGACCGGACGCTACACCGACGCGAACCAGGCTTCGGCACACATCGCCGCCGGAGCGAAAAAGGTCATAATCTCCGCTCCCGCGAAGAACCACGACGCGACGATAGTCATGGGCGTCAACGAAGAGATTTACGACCCCGCGAAGCACAACATAATCTCCAACGCCTCGTGCACTACGAACTGCCTCGCGCCGGTCTGCAAGGTCCTGCAGGACAAGTTCGGAATCAAAGAAGGACTTATGAACACAGTCCACGCCTATACCAACGACCAGAAGACGCTCGACTTCCCGCACAAGAACCTCTCGCGCGGAAGAGCGGCGGCCCTCTCAATCATCCCGACGAGCACCGGCGCCGCCAAGGCTATTTCCGAAGTCATCCCCGAGCTCAAGGGCAGACTCAACGGCTTCGCGCTCCGCGTTCCGACGCCCGACGTTTCGGTCGTAGACCTCACAGTAATGCTTGAGAAGCCGGCCACCGCAGACGACGTGAACGCCGCGATGAAGGAAGCCGCGGAAACGTACCTCAAGGGGATTCTCGAGTACGAGCCAGAAGACCTCGTGTCTATGGACTTCGTAGGCGACACCCACTCGTCGATATTCGCGCCGCGCCACACCATGGCTATGGGAGACAGGATGATAAAGCTGCTCTCGTGGTACGACAACGAGTGCGGATACAGCAACAGGGTAATAGACCTCGCGAACTACATCCTCAAAAAAGGACTGTAA
- a CDS encoding amylo-alpha-1,6-glucosidase, producing MYLGKADVNTYDKGAGREFLISNGRGSYGFSTVIGANTRREHGLLVVRDGEEKQHSVLVSKIEETLFDRNKKYQLSTNRYKDLVYPDGYRYLQEYQGNPYPSMLFVIHSILLKKSIFMPRGKECTVIKYELLAAPDKVRLDLRPLVAHRLSDSVCAESKGADFSVSSDNAHSISITGKGHTSRVSATSGTWSLKPLWFENLIYEQDDRIDTPSVDHLWSPGLISNELSEGDVLYVVLSQEPQSFTEKQLAEMEREAAARFEDILEQANIPANNSAEQDMIVSSYHLVDDREDSVAPIYTGYPSVDTKPRDTFIALPGLLLATGREEAALKTLKYWLTAAEKNGWVMPERVSACGCSFENGGADNGLWFVYAVGKYLAHVKGAGCEAAALAKGVQEIVDRYLNGVPQLDIVCDSNMLLKLTVSDTARHWMGAVAGGETVVTRKGYLVEVNALWYNALKTAEQLTGDKQYGDAAEKCAKSFNDTFWSFDMNGLYDCVDPETFKTDNSIRPNQILAASLPYSPLSPETAQKVIRLCWNELYTTYGLRTLDPRHDKFKGRFEGRLDQRIKACYRGMAWPWLLGQFITAYLKYNPTRKDLGWIFIRPFTSHLRHGCLGGVAQLFDGMMPYRPHGDVLSAAALGELLRVLHEDLETEE from the coding sequence ATGTACTTAGGAAAAGCGGACGTTAACACCTACGACAAAGGCGCCGGGAGAGAGTTCCTGATTTCGAACGGGCGCGGGAGTTACGGCTTCTCCACGGTCATAGGTGCCAACACGAGAAGGGAACACGGTCTTCTGGTAGTCAGGGACGGAGAAGAAAAGCAGCACTCCGTCCTCGTCAGCAAAATCGAAGAAACTCTGTTCGACCGCAACAAAAAATATCAGCTTTCGACAAATAGATACAAGGATCTGGTTTATCCCGACGGCTACAGATACCTTCAGGAATATCAGGGAAATCCATATCCGAGCATGCTCTTCGTAATACACAGCATCCTCCTGAAAAAATCGATCTTTATGCCGCGCGGCAAAGAATGCACGGTAATTAAATACGAACTTCTCGCGGCTCCCGACAAGGTGCGCCTCGACCTGCGCCCGCTCGTGGCGCACAGGCTCAGCGATTCGGTATGCGCAGAATCGAAGGGCGCCGACTTCAGCGTGTCCTCGGACAACGCCCACAGCATCAGCATCACCGGCAAGGGGCACACGAGCCGCGTATCCGCCACTTCCGGCACGTGGTCGCTGAAGCCGCTCTGGTTCGAGAACCTCATCTACGAGCAGGACGACCGCATCGACACGCCGTCCGTAGACCATCTCTGGTCGCCCGGACTAATCTCGAACGAGCTTTCGGAAGGAGACGTCCTCTACGTGGTTCTTTCGCAGGAGCCGCAAAGCTTCACCGAGAAGCAGCTTGCAGAGATGGAGCGCGAGGCTGCGGCGCGCTTCGAGGATATCCTCGAACAGGCGAACATCCCCGCCAACAACAGCGCGGAGCAGGACATGATAGTCTCGTCGTACCACCTCGTCGACGACCGTGAAGACAGCGTGGCGCCGATATACACCGGCTATCCGTCAGTAGATACGAAACCGCGCGACACCTTTATAGCGCTGCCGGGCCTTCTGCTGGCGACCGGACGCGAGGAAGCCGCGCTCAAGACTCTCAAATACTGGCTGACAGCCGCCGAGAAAAACGGCTGGGTCATGCCGGAGCGCGTTTCGGCGTGCGGCTGTTCGTTCGAGAACGGCGGAGCGGACAACGGGCTCTGGTTCGTCTACGCCGTGGGCAAATATCTCGCCCACGTCAAGGGCGCCGGCTGCGAAGCCGCCGCGCTCGCCAAGGGCGTTCAGGAAATCGTCGACCGTTATCTCAACGGCGTTCCGCAGCTTGACATCGTCTGCGATTCCAACATGCTGCTGAAGCTGACCGTATCCGACACCGCGCGCCACTGGATGGGCGCAGTCGCCGGCGGCGAAACCGTCGTGACCCGCAAGGGCTACCTCGTCGAGGTCAACGCGCTTTGGTACAACGCGCTGAAGACCGCGGAACAGCTCACCGGAGACAAGCAGTACGGAGACGCGGCGGAGAAGTGCGCGAAGTCCTTCAACGACACTTTCTGGAGCTTCGACATGAACGGACTCTACGACTGCGTAGACCCAGAGACTTTCAAAACGGACAATTCCATCAGGCCGAACCAGATACTCGCGGCGTCGCTGCCATACAGTCCGCTCTCGCCCGAGACGGCGCAGAAGGTGATCCGCCTATGCTGGAACGAGCTGTATACCACATACGGGCTCCGCACGCTCGATCCGCGCCACGATAAATTCAAGGGGCGCTTCGAAGGCCGCCTCGACCAGCGCATCAAAGCCTGCTATCGCGGAATGGCGTGGCCATGGCTCCTCGGGCAGTTTATCACGGCCTATTTGAAATATAATCCAACAAGAAAAGACCTCGGATGGATATTCATCCGTCCCTTCACGTCGCACCTGCGCCACGGATGCCTCGGCGGCGTGGCTCAGCTTTTCGACGGAATGATGCCGTACCGCCCGCACGGCGACGTGCTGAGCGCCGCGGCTCTAGGCGAGCTTCTGCGCGTGCTCCACGAAGACCTTGAAACGGAAGAGTAA
- the whiA gene encoding DNA-binding protein WhiA: protein MESLNRTIWDEWGAAQAERQGRDEAAGIMDGLPFRARGEELFFLSPRLFAVRRLMRLWSECFAGRAEGQQGIRLVDTQRKGKIVFAADKKQAAELLSATRSAAKRTRNWGWVRGLFGSCGALYMPKAGYYLIMRPQAANGSAERLQAILKSCGFTVGVRKRATYRELTLRDQQQIVTLLSRMGLVKTALSLEETAIYRSMRSHANKLVNCDAANINKSIEAARGQMELIRRMDELGITETLPEPLFELIAARKRNPSISLKELGQTLPRPISKSTVEYRWRKLEHLLQTQLKGDDANVLRKSGR, encoded by the coding sequence ATGGAAAGCTTAAACAGGACGATATGGGACGAATGGGGGGCGGCGCAGGCGGAACGCCAGGGGCGCGACGAAGCCGCAGGGATAATGGACGGGCTTCCTTTCCGCGCGCGCGGGGAAGAGCTCTTCTTCCTCTCGCCGAGGCTTTTCGCCGTGAGGCGTCTTATGAGGCTGTGGAGCGAATGCTTCGCGGGGCGCGCCGAAGGGCAGCAGGGCATAAGGCTCGTCGATACGCAGAGAAAGGGGAAAATAGTATTCGCCGCCGACAAAAAACAGGCTGCGGAGCTGCTGTCCGCCACTCGCTCGGCGGCGAAGCGGACTCGCAACTGGGGCTGGGTGCGCGGGCTCTTCGGAAGCTGCGGCGCGCTCTACATGCCGAAGGCGGGATACTATCTCATCATGCGGCCGCAGGCGGCGAACGGCTCCGCGGAGCGCCTGCAGGCGATACTGAAGTCCTGCGGCTTCACCGTCGGAGTGCGCAAGCGCGCCACATACCGGGAGCTCACTCTGCGCGACCAGCAGCAGATAGTAACGCTGCTCTCTCGCATGGGGCTCGTAAAGACGGCGCTGAGCCTTGAGGAGACGGCGATATACCGCTCGATGCGCAGCCACGCGAACAAGCTCGTCAACTGCGACGCCGCGAACATCAACAAAAGCATAGAGGCGGCGCGCGGACAGATGGAGCTGATACGGCGCATGGACGAGCTCGGCATAACCGAGACGCTTCCGGAACCGCTTTTCGAACTCATTGCGGCTAGAAAACGAAATCCAAGCATATCTTTGAAAGAACTTGGGCAAACTTTACCGAGACCAATTAGCAAAAGTACGGTAGAATATAGATGGCGAAAGTTAGAACACTTACTACAGACGCAACTAAAGGGGGATGATGCCAATGTACTTAGGAAAAGCGGACGTTAA
- a CDS encoding gluconeogenesis factor YvcK family protein, giving the protein MNGVLFFIVFIAAFAAGGAAVYLASSRRLRLRRAKHSKSRIITNAMEYRLSLGPRVVAIGGGTGLSTLLGGLKGFTRNITAVVAVTDEGGSSGRLRQEWGMLPPGDIRNCIVALAENDSSLNSLLNFRFDRGELKGHSLGNLILLATTEMMGDFQRAVEELNKLLAIRGQVLPVTTENVVLKGETKEGELLSGELEISDHGKELAKLWIEPSDAEPLDAVKRALSEAEIIVLGPGSLFTSVMPNLLLSETAAMLRDAKVPIVYIANLMTQPKETEGMNIVAHVDWIAGVLGTVPDYILANQSAIPEEFVSRYAKIGAEPLYLSAKEENYLESLGSEIIYGDYCEVKNGKYLRHNAKHLSETIMEIVRGNRRS; this is encoded by the coding sequence GTGAACGGAGTCCTATTTTTCATCGTCTTTATAGCCGCCTTCGCGGCGGGCGGGGCGGCGGTGTATCTCGCATCGTCGCGGCGGCTGCGGCTGCGCCGCGCGAAGCATTCAAAAAGCCGCATAATCACCAACGCGATGGAATACCGTCTTTCGCTTGGTCCGCGCGTAGTCGCGATCGGCGGAGGCACCGGGCTTTCGACGCTGCTTGGCGGGCTCAAAGGCTTCACTCGCAACATCACTGCGGTGGTCGCCGTCACGGACGAGGGCGGCAGCTCCGGCCGGCTCCGGCAGGAGTGGGGAATGCTGCCGCCTGGCGACATACGCAACTGCATCGTCGCTCTCGCAGAGAACGACAGCTCGCTCAACAGTCTGCTGAATTTCCGCTTCGACAGGGGAGAGCTCAAAGGGCACAGCCTCGGCAACCTCATCCTGCTGGCGACCACCGAAATGATGGGGGACTTTCAGCGCGCGGTCGAAGAACTCAACAAGCTGCTAGCCATACGCGGGCAGGTGCTTCCCGTCACTACGGAAAACGTCGTGCTCAAGGGCGAGACGAAAGAGGGCGAGCTTCTCTCCGGCGAACTGGAAATATCGGACCACGGAAAGGAACTGGCTAAACTCTGGATAGAACCATCAGACGCGGAGCCGCTCGACGCCGTCAAGCGGGCGCTTTCTGAGGCGGAGATAATAGTGCTCGGCCCAGGCAGCCTGTTCACAAGCGTAATGCCGAATCTGCTCCTCTCTGAAACGGCGGCCATGCTGCGCGACGCGAAGGTCCCGATAGTCTATATAGCGAACCTTATGACTCAGCCCAAGGAGACCGAGGGGATGAACATCGTCGCGCACGTAGACTGGATCGCCGGCGTCCTCGGAACCGTGCCCGACTATATACTCGCCAACCAGTCGGCCATCCCGGAAGAGTTCGTCAGCCGCTATGCGAAGATCGGCGCGGAGCCGCTTTACCTCTCCGCGAAGGAAGAGAACTACCTTGAGTCGCTCGGCAGCGAGATAATATACGGCGATTACTGCGAGGTAAAGAACGGGAAATATCTGCGTCACAACGCCAAGCACCTTTCCGAGACGATAATGGAAATCGTGCGCGGCAACAGAAGAAGCTGA